CCCTGCTCGGTGACGACGAGGTTGCCGCCGCGCAGCACGGGGCTGCTCATGAGGAACCAGCGCATCGCGTCGGCGCCGTCGCGGTCGAACACCTCGCGGACGTCCGGGTAGTTGCGCAGCGACTTGGACATCTTGCGGCCGTCGTCGCCGAGCAGGATCCCGTGGACCAGGCAGGTGCGGAACGCCGGCCGGTCGAACAGCGCCGTGGCCAGCACGTGCAGCGTGTAGAACCAGCCGCGGACCTGGCCGTTGTACTCGACGATGAAGTCGCCCGGGTAGTGGTGCTCGAACCAGTCGGAGTTCTCGAACGGGTAGTGCACCTGCGCGAACGGCATCGACCCGGACTCGAACCAGCAGTCGAGCACCTCGGGCACCCGGCGCATGGTGGAGCGGCCGGTCGGGTCGTCCGGGTTGGGCCGGGTGAGCTCGTCGACGAAGGGCCGGTGCAGGTCGGTCGGGCGCACGCCGAAGTCGCGCTCGAGGTCGTCGAGCGAGCCGTACACGTCGGTGCGGGGGTAGGCGGGGTCGTCGGACACCCACACGGGGATCGGCGAGCCCCAGAACCGGTTGCGGCTGATCGACCAGTCGCGGGCGTTGGCCAGCCACTGCCCGAACGAGCCGTCCTTGACGTGGTCGGGCACCCAGGTGATGTCCCGGTTGAGCTCGACCATGCGGTCCCTGATCGCCGTGACCTGCACGAACCAGCTGCTCACCGCCCGGTAGATGAGCGCGTTGTCGCAGCGCCAGCAGTGCGGGTACGGGTGCTCGTACGACTCGTGGCGCACCAGCAGCCCCTTCTCCCGCAGCGCGCGCGTGATGGGGGTGTTGGCGTCGAACACGTGCTGGCCGACGAAGTCGGAGACCGGCTCGGTGAACTCGCCCTTGGAGTCGACGGGGACGACGACCTCGATGCCGGCGGCGTCGGTGACGACCTTGTCCTCCTCGCCGAAGGCGGGGGCGATGTGGACGATGCCGGTGCCGTCCTCGGTGGTGACGTAGTCGGCCGCGAGCACGACGTGGGCGTTCTCGTGCCCCGCGAAGTAGTCGAACGGCGGGGTGTACCGGCGCCCCAGCAGGTCCGCTCCGGTGAGCCGCTCGACGACCTCGGGGGCCTCCCCCAGCTCGCGGGCGTAGGCGGCGACCCGGGCCTCGGCGAGCACGAGCCGCTCGCCGGCCCAGTCCCCCTCGGTGGGGCGGACGACGACGTAGTCCACGGCGGGGTTGACCGCGGCGGCAAGGTTGCTCGGCAGGGTCCACGGGGTGGTGGTCCAGATGAGGGCCAGCTCCCCGGTCTCCAGCCGCAGCCCGACGGTGACGGCCGGGTCCTGGCGGGAGCGGTAGACGTCGTCCATCCGGGTCTCGGTGTTGGACAGCGGCGTCTCGCAGCGCCAGCAGTAGGCCAGCACGCGGAAGCCCTCGTAGACCAGGCCCTTGTCGTGGAGCGTCTTGAACGCCCACATGACCGACTCCATGTAGTCCAGGTCGAGGGTCTTGTAGTCGTCGTCGAAGTCCACCCAGCGGGCCTGCCGGGTGACGTAGGACTCCCACTCGTCGGTGTACCGCAGCACCGAGGTCCGGCAGGCGTCGTTGAACCGCTCCAGGCCCATCTCGACGATCTCGGACTTGTGGGTGATGCCGAGCTGCTTCTCCGCCTCGACCTCGGCGGGCAGGCCGTGGCAGTCCCAGCCGAAGCGGCGCTCGACCCGGCGGCCCTGCATGGTGCGGAAGCGCGGGACGACGTCCTTGACGTAGCCGGTGAGCAGGTGCCCGTAGTGCGGCAGGCCGTTGGCGAAGGGCGGGCCGTCGTAGAACACGAACTCGTTGGCGCCGTCGGTGCCGGCCTCCCGCGCCTCGACGGAGGCGACGAACGTGCCGTCGGCGTCCCAGTACCGCAGGACGCGCTCCTCGATCTCGGGGAACCGCGGGCTCGCGGGCACGTCGCCGCCGTGGCGGGGGTAGGCCTGCCCGGCCGGCTGCTGCGGGGCGTCCTGCTGCTGGGTGCTCATCGCGTGCCTCTCGTCGTGCCGTCGCCTGCTGCGACGGGGACGACTGCCCGGGATCCGGACGACCGCGGTACCACCCCGCTTGCCGCCGGTCCTGGGACCGACGACCTCTCTGACGGCTATGACGGGCCTTCCCCGGCCGGATCTACTCCGGCGCCGCCGGCTCGCGGCGCCGTTTCTCCCGGCGGCTCCCCGGTGATGGCCGGATCGGTGCCTGTGCGGGCCATGGTAGCCCCGCCGCGGGAGGTCCGGACGGACCTCGGGCGGGGCTCCCCGGCGGCCCGGCGCGCGGCTCAGTGGTGGTGGCCGCCGCCCAGGTCGGGCTCGGGCAGGGGCGGGTCGTCCGGGCCCAGGATGTGCGCCACCGCCATCATCCCCAGGTCGCTGTGGGTGCTGAAGTGGCAGTGGTACATCGCGCGGCCGGTGAAGTGCCGGAACCGGGTCAGGAAGGTCACGCTGCCCCCCTCCTTGCCCACCAGCACGGTGTCCTCGTACGAGGGCGAGTCCACCGGGACCCCGTCGACGTGGGTGACCTGGAACGGGTTGACGTGGATGTGGAACGGGTGGACCAGCCCGGTGGGGTTGTGGACCGTCCACTCCTCGAGGCTGTCGAGCGCGACCACCTGGTCGACGCGGTCGTGGTCGAAGGGCCGCCCGTCCATGCCGAACAGGTTCATCGTCACGTGGCGCCGCCGGTCGACGTGCTCGGTCCGCAGGTCGTGCCACGGCTGCAGCAGCGCCGCGACCGGGACGCGGCCGCGGGCCACGGCTCGGCCCTCGCAGCGCACCGTGGCCAGCCGCGCGGCCGGGAGGACGACCCCGAGACCGACGTCGAAGGCGGCCGTGAGCAGCTCGGTGGTGCCGGCCTCGGTCGCGGTGACGAGCAGGTCGGCCCGCTGGCCGGCCGCGAGGCGGACCTCGGTGACGGGGACCGGGCGGCGGTAGGGGCTGCCGTCGGCGGCGACCTGCCGGACCTCCAGACCCGGCAGCTGCAGGCGCAGCACGTCGTTGACGGTGGTGTTGACCAGCCGCCAGCGCTGCGTCTCGCCGGGGCGGATGTCGATGGTCGGCTGCAGCTGCCCGTTGACCAGGCGCACGTGGCCGTCCTGGCGCACCCGCAGCGGGTCGAGCACGTGGCCGTCGGGGCCGACCTGGGTCGAGTGCAGCAGCAGCACCCGGTCCCGCAGGCCGCGCTGCTCCAGCGCCGCCTCGCGGGGGGACTGCACGACGAGCGCCCCGGCGAGCCCGGCGAACAGCTGTCGGGCCCCGTCGCCGTGGCTGTGCGGGTGGTACCAGTTGGTGCCCGGGTGGTGGTCGGGCCGCAGGTCGATCCGGTAGGCCGCCTCGGTACCGGGCGCCACCTGCCGGAAGACGTTGTCCCCGTCGCCCTCGCCGGACACGTGGAGCCCGTGGGTGTGGATGTTCGTCGTCGCGCCGAGGTCGTTGACCAGCCGGACGCGCATGCTGTCGCCGGGGTGGACGAGCAGCGTGGGGCCGGGGAAGCCGCCCTCGTAGCCGAGCACGTGCCAGGTGGCCCCGCCGACCGTCGTCGTCGTCGGCGCGGCGCGCAGGGTGACGTCGAGCACGCCGTCCCGGCTGCGCAGGACCGGCGGCTCGCGCAGCGGCTCCCCCACCGCGCCGGCGACCCCCGACGAGGAGCTCCCCGACAGCGCGGCCCCGACCGCCGAGGCGCCGGCGGCCGGGCCCAGCAGGACGCCTGCGGCCCCGGCCGCGAGACCCAGCACGTGGCGCCGGCTGGGCCGCTGACCGTCCCCCCGGGTGCGGCGCTCGTCGTGCTGCAGGGCGTGGTGCTGGTCGGGCCGGTGCACGGGTGCTCCCTCCGCTCCGGCACGACGGTGTGCACGGAGACCTGGGAGCAACTTACGCAAGCCCTCGGCGGAAGGCGAACGGGGGGTGGACCCGTCGCCACCGCCGGCCTGTGACGGACCGGCCGCCGAGGACCGGTGTCAGGCGCGGACGACCTCGATGACCGGCGGGGTGGCCAGGCTCTTGGCGACGACGCAGTACCGCTCGGTGAGCTGGGCGAGCTTGGCCAGCTGGGCGTCGTCGGCGTCGGCGTCGACGGTGAAGACCAGTCGCAGGTCGGTCACCCCGACGGGCACCTCGCGGTCGATGCCGAGGGTGCCCCGGGCGTCGAACGACCCGGTGGCCTGGCCCGTCGCCGAGCGCAGGCCGAGACCCATGGCGGTGGCCACGCTGCGCAGCGTCACGCCGGCGCAGCCGAGCACGGCGTCCAGCAGCATGTCGCCGGAGCAGGCGTCGGAGCCGTCGCCGCCGGTGGCCTCGTGCAGGCCGGCGCGCACGCCGCCCGCCCAGCCGTCCACGGTGAAGGTGATGCCGTCCTCGGCGGTGCGGCCCGAGGCGTGCAGGGGCGTCGCGGCACTGGCGGGGTCGTCCTTGTAGCGCTGCTTGAGGGGGGCCTGGAGCTCGCGGAGCGTGGTGGCGTCCATGCCCACCATCGTGCCCGACGGCCCCCGTCCGGTTCGGAGCGGAGTCCGTCCTTCGGCACAATGGCGCCATGACCTCCCCCGCGGCGGACCCCGTCGCCTCCCGCGTCCCCGACAGGCCCACCGTCGACGGCCTGGAGGAGACCTGGGTAGCCGCGTGGGCGGAGCAGGGCACGTACGACTTCGACCGGACCGCGCCGCGCGAGCGGGTGTTCTCCGTCGACACCCCGCCGCCCACGGTGTCCGGCTCGCTGCACGTCGGCCACGTCTTCAGCTACACCCACACCGACTGCGTCGCCCGGTACAAGCGGATGCAGGGCTACTCCGTGTTCTACCCGATGGGCTGGGACGACAACGGCCTGCCCACCGAGCGCCGCGTGCAGAACTACTTCGGCGTGCGGTGCGACCCGTCCCTGCCGTACGACCCGTCGTTCGTCCCGCCGGAGAGCGCGCCCAAGAACGACCGGGACTACCTCAACGTGTCGCGGCGGAACTTCGTCGAGCTGTGCGAGCGGCTCACCGTCGAGGACGAGAAGGTCTTCGAGTCCCTGTGGCGCCGGCTCGGGCTGTCGGTCGACTGGTCGCGGACCTACCAGACCATCGACGCCGACGCCCAGGCCGCGTCGCAGCGGGCGTTCCTGCGGGCGCTGGCCAGGGGCGAGGCCTACGCCGCCGAGGCGCCGACGCTGTGGGACACCACCTTCCGCACCGCGGTGGCCCAGGCCGAGCTCGAGGACCGGGAGCGCCCCGGCGCGTACCACCGCATCGGCTTCCCGCGCCCGGACGGCGAGCCGGTCGTCATCGAGACCACCCGCCCCGAGCTGATCCCCGCCTGCGTGGCCCTGGTCGCGCACCCGGACGACGAGCGGTACCAGCCGCTGTTCGGCACGACGGTCCGCACCCCCGTCCTCGACGTCGAGGTGCCCGTCCTCGCCCACCCGCTGGCCGAGCCGGACAAGGGCTCGGGCATCGCGATGATCTGCACCTTCGGCGACACCACCGACGTCACGTGGTGGCGCGAGCTGGACCTGCCCACCCGCGCACTGATCGGGCGGGACGGCCGCTTCCTCGCCGACGTCCCCGGCTGGGTGACGTCCGAGGCCGGGGTGGCGCTGTACGAGCAGATGGCCGGCAAGACGGCCCACAGCGGGCGCGAGGTGCTCGTCGCGGCGCTCGTCGAGGGCGGTCACCTGCTCGGCGAGCCGCGGCCGATCACCCACCCGGTGAAGTTCTACGAGAAGGGCGACAAGCCGCTGGAGATCGTCGCCAGCCGGCAGTGGTACGTCCGCAACGGCGGGCGCGACGCCGCCCTGCGCGAGCGGCTGCGCGAGCGCGGGCAGCAGATCGTCTGGCACCCCGACCACATGCGGCACCGCTACGACAACTGGGTCGGCGGCCTCAACGGCGACTGGCTGGTGTCCCGCCAGCGCTTCTTCGGGGTGCCGTTCCCGGTCTGGTACCCGCTCGACGAGGCCGGCGAGCCGCGCTTCGACGCGCCCCTGGTGCCGGACGAGGCGGACCTGCCGGTCGACCCCGCCAGCGACGCGCCCGCCGGCTTCACCGAGGACCAGCGCGGCGTGCCCGGCGGCTTCGCGGCCGACCCCGACGTCATGGACACCTGGGCGACCAGCTCGCTGACCCCCCAGATCGCCGGCGGCTGGGAGCGCGACCCGGACCTGTTCTCCCGGGTGTTCCCGTTCGACCTGCGCCCGCAGGGCCACGACATCATCCGGACCTGGCTGTTCTCCACCGTGGTTCGCGCCGACGCCGAGCACGACAGCCTGCCCTGGCGCCACGCGGCGCTGTCGGGCTGGATCCTCGACCCGGACCGCAAGAAGATGAGCAAGTCCAAGGGCAACGTCGTCACGCCGATGGGCCTGCTCGAGGAGCACGGCTCCGACGGCGTGCGCTACTGGGCCGCCAGCGGGCGCCCCGGCGTGGACACCGCGTTCGACCCGGGCCAGATGAAGGTCGGCCGGCGCCTGGCCATGAAGCTGCTCAACGCGAGCAAGTTCGTCCTGATGAACGATGCCGCAGGGTCGTCGCTGGCCGACGTCCGCGAGGCCCTCGACCGGGCCATGCTCGCCCGTCTGGCGGGTGTGGTCGACGCCGCGACCGAGGCGTTCGAGGCGTTCGACTACGCCCGCGCGCTGGAGGTGGCCGA
This DNA window, taken from Aquipuribacter hungaricus, encodes the following:
- the valS gene encoding valine--tRNA ligase; this encodes MTSPAADPVASRVPDRPTVDGLEETWVAAWAEQGTYDFDRTAPRERVFSVDTPPPTVSGSLHVGHVFSYTHTDCVARYKRMQGYSVFYPMGWDDNGLPTERRVQNYFGVRCDPSLPYDPSFVPPESAPKNDRDYLNVSRRNFVELCERLTVEDEKVFESLWRRLGLSVDWSRTYQTIDADAQAASQRAFLRALARGEAYAAEAPTLWDTTFRTAVAQAELEDRERPGAYHRIGFPRPDGEPVVIETTRPELIPACVALVAHPDDERYQPLFGTTVRTPVLDVEVPVLAHPLAEPDKGSGIAMICTFGDTTDVTWWRELDLPTRALIGRDGRFLADVPGWVTSEAGVALYEQMAGKTAHSGREVLVAALVEGGHLLGEPRPITHPVKFYEKGDKPLEIVASRQWYVRNGGRDAALRERLRERGQQIVWHPDHMRHRYDNWVGGLNGDWLVSRQRFFGVPFPVWYPLDEAGEPRFDAPLVPDEADLPVDPASDAPAGFTEDQRGVPGGFAADPDVMDTWATSSLTPQIAGGWERDPDLFSRVFPFDLRPQGHDIIRTWLFSTVVRADAEHDSLPWRHAALSGWILDPDRKKMSKSKGNVVTPMGLLEEHGSDGVRYWAASGRPGVDTAFDPGQMKVGRRLAMKLLNASKFVLMNDAAGSSLADVREALDRAMLARLAGVVDAATEAFEAFDYARALEVAEQFFWDFCDDHVELVKDRAYRGDEAAKASAVAALREALSVQLRLLAPFLPFATEEVWSWWQEGSVHTSAWPTSQGLREVAGDADPGMGSLVGRALAGIRKAKSEAKVSQRTDVGAAVVAAPAAQRALLELAVEDLRGAGRVDRLTLVDGGGDLEVRDVELVPAG
- a CDS encoding OsmC family protein, which encodes MDATTLRELQAPLKQRYKDDPASAATPLHASGRTAEDGITFTVDGWAGGVRAGLHEATGGDGSDACSGDMLLDAVLGCAGVTLRSVATAMGLGLRSATGQATGSFDARGTLGIDREVPVGVTDLRLVFTVDADADDAQLAKLAQLTERYCVVAKSLATPPVIEVVRA
- a CDS encoding multicopper oxidase family protein, translated to MHRPDQHHALQHDERRTRGDGQRPSRRHVLGLAAGAAGVLLGPAAGASAVGAALSGSSSSGVAGAVGEPLREPPVLRSRDGVLDVTLRAAPTTTTVGGATWHVLGYEGGFPGPTLLVHPGDSMRVRLVNDLGATTNIHTHGLHVSGEGDGDNVFRQVAPGTEAAYRIDLRPDHHPGTNWYHPHSHGDGARQLFAGLAGALVVQSPREAALEQRGLRDRVLLLHSTQVGPDGHVLDPLRVRQDGHVRLVNGQLQPTIDIRPGETQRWRLVNTTVNDVLRLQLPGLEVRQVAADGSPYRRPVPVTEVRLAAGQRADLLVTATEAGTTELLTAAFDVGLGVVLPAARLATVRCEGRAVARGRVPVAALLQPWHDLRTEHVDRRRHVTMNLFGMDGRPFDHDRVDQVVALDSLEEWTVHNPTGLVHPFHIHVNPFQVTHVDGVPVDSPSYEDTVLVGKEGGSVTFLTRFRHFTGRAMYHCHFSTHSDLGMMAVAHILGPDDPPLPEPDLGGGHHH
- the ileS gene encoding isoleucine--tRNA ligase; the encoded protein is MSTQQQDAPQQPAGQAYPRHGGDVPASPRFPEIEERVLRYWDADGTFVASVEAREAGTDGANEFVFYDGPPFANGLPHYGHLLTGYVKDVVPRFRTMQGRRVERRFGWDCHGLPAEVEAEKQLGITHKSEIVEMGLERFNDACRTSVLRYTDEWESYVTRQARWVDFDDDYKTLDLDYMESVMWAFKTLHDKGLVYEGFRVLAYCWRCETPLSNTETRMDDVYRSRQDPAVTVGLRLETGELALIWTTTPWTLPSNLAAAVNPAVDYVVVRPTEGDWAGERLVLAEARVAAYARELGEAPEVVERLTGADLLGRRYTPPFDYFAGHENAHVVLAADYVTTEDGTGIVHIAPAFGEEDKVVTDAAGIEVVVPVDSKGEFTEPVSDFVGQHVFDANTPITRALREKGLLVRHESYEHPYPHCWRCDNALIYRAVSSWFVQVTAIRDRMVELNRDITWVPDHVKDGSFGQWLANARDWSISRNRFWGSPIPVWVSDDPAYPRTDVYGSLDDLERDFGVRPTDLHRPFVDELTRPNPDDPTGRSTMRRVPEVLDCWFESGSMPFAQVHYPFENSDWFEHHYPGDFIVEYNGQVRGWFYTLHVLATALFDRPAFRTCLVHGILLGDDGRKMSKSLRNYPDVREVFDRDGADAMRWFLMSSPVLRGGNLVVTEQGIRDTVRQVLLPLWSTWYFLSLYAGAAGVVGQTSTASDHVLDRYLLATVRRTVEQVTAALEADELAAAAGMFRDALDAVTNWYVRRSRDRFWAAETPEGRQAVDTLHTALEVLCRLGAPLLPLVGEEIWRGLTGGRSVHLAAWPEPDELPADDALVVAMDTVRAAASVALSLRKAAGARVRQPLRQLTVVLPDPGAVEGLVGLLRDELNVHEVRLLSVERAHEVGVEVEQRLQVNARAAGPRLGRTVQQVIGAARAGEWSLDGSGSVVCGGVDLQEGEYELSTVVRGAGEHDAVAPLAAGGFVMLDTTVTDELEAEGWARDVVRLVQDARREAGLHVADRIALRLTVAEGRAAAAQTHRDLVARETLAVDLVVETGDVGPDGAVVSLARA